The window ACCTGGGGCGGTGACAAGGCAGCCATGctcggcccagggctgggagagcccagagccacccctggcaTTCAGTACACCTGGCAGCCTGGGCTCAGGATGGGCCCCACAACAGGGCGAATATTGAGGTGCCTCAGcagaggcagtgtggggagcccagggctgggctagcagaggggctgtgggttgggagtgcagggcaTCAGCAGAGCAGTGTGCGAGATGATAAAGTTGCGCTGTTCCTCCGTAGATCTCACAACACATTACACAGCAGGTCACGAGCATTCTCCCCATTgtgcagatgggtaaactgaggcacagggcgagagggacttgcccacagtcacccaGTAGCTCAGTGGCTGGGGCAGGAATGGAACCCCCatctcctaagtcccagtccagtgctccatccattaggccacactgcctccctgctcACGCTGCTCAGACACCCGGGCTCTAGCCAGCGGCGTCAGCATGTGACGGCCAGGGGCAGGCACGTCCCCTCACCAGAGTCTGGGGCAGCTGGCGGAAGCCGTTGCTGGCGTAGTTATGCAGCGAGTTCATCATGGTGTTAGTAGAGAAGACATAGAAGGAGGTCCTGCGGCCCACGTCTCTTTCAAAGCCCTTGGTGAGGGCCCCGTTGGTCCTgcgaggagaggaggggagagtcACCGCTGCAGGCTGCTCCGGGGGCCGCGACCCGAAAGACCCCGCACAGTCTTAGCGCAGCTTCGGCCACAGGGACGTTCTTCCGGAGCTGGAGAGAGCGTTCCCACAACGCCTGGGGCTGCCGGAGGCAGAGGGATCTGGCGTTACCGCCCAGCGAGGGCCACAGACGGGCTCTCGGCCCAGGGGACCAGGCGCCCACAGCTCCGGCCTGGAGCAGGCGAAACAGCTAACGATGGGGAGCAGAGAGCACCTGTCTGAGAATGGGGACGGCCAACatccgcccctgccctgctcatGTGCGCCACCCGCCACCCCTGGCCAGCCTGCCCCTCTTCCTGCTTGTGCTGTGCTCTGCCTGGGGCCCTCACGCAAACCTCACTCACGCGGTGCACGAATGAGTGAACTCCCCTGGGGCCTGCGTGTCgctgggggccctgctggggGCGCTGTCACCCTGAGTACAGTACAGGTATgatccccacccccccgctgcgCTGCCCAGGCCAGCTCTCCCCCGGGGCAGGTAcaaaccccacccccctcacaccccactgcccagccccccggcgaGCTCTCCCCGGGCAGgtacaaacccctccccctcacaccccgctgcccagccccccggcgaGCTCTCCCCGGGGCAGgtacaaacccctccccctcacaccgcgctgcccagccccccggcgaGCTCTCCCCGGGGCAGGTACAACCCCCCCCCTCACaccgcgctgcccagccccccagcgagCTCTCCCCTGGGGCAGgtacaaacccctccccctcaccagggccggctctagaccccagcgcgccaagcaggcgcgtggggcggccctttccctggggggcggcatttggctccggctgagctcccgcaggcatgactgcggcgggtcccctcttcccgcggctccggctgagctcccgcaggcacgcctgcggcaggtccgctggtcccgggctccggttgacctgccgcaggcacgcctgcgggagctcaaccggagccgcgggaagaggggacccgccgcgggaccggggaaggggcggcgctgcgcacggctgcttggggcagcctattttctagagccgcccctgcccctcacaccgcgctgcccagccccccggcgaGCTCTCCCCTGGGGCAGGTatgctccctccccccgctgcccagcccccccggcgAGCTCTCCCCGGGGCAGgtacaaacccctccccctcacaccgcactgcccagcccccccggcgAGCATTCCCCCGGGGCAggtacaaacccctcccccccgcaccgcGCTGCCGAGCCCCCAGTGAGCTCTCTCCTGGGCCAGGTACAATCCCCCCCTCCATGtagcgctgcccagcccccccggcgAGCTCTCACCTTGGGCAggtacaaacccctcccccccgcaccgcactgcccagccccccggcgaGCTCTCCCCTGGGGCAGGTatgctccctccccccgctgcccagcccccccggcgAGCTCTCACCTTGGGCAggtacaaacccctcccccccgcaccgcGCTGCCGAGCCCCCAGCGAGCTCTCACCTGGGGCAggtacaaacccctcccccccgcaccgcGCTGCCGAGCCCCCGGCGAGCTCTCACCTGAAGACGTACTCGTGCCGGTCGATCGCAGCCCCTGCCTGGGAGCCGTTCAGGATGCCACCGTTGCCCACCACGGCGCAGCGGACGCAGGGGGAGCCGCCCGCAGCAGCTCGGGGGTGGGCGTCGAACATGCGCCCGTTGGCCGACGCGTTGAGACGGGTCAGCGCGTCCCTCACAACTGGAACCACAAGCCAGGGGCGGAGGGTGAGCCGGGGCCCGGGCGACGTGCCAGGCACACGGCAGGCTTCCCCTCCAGGCACGGGGACAGGGTGCCCAGCTGCCATGCTCCAGGCGTCCCAGTGCTAGCCGGGCTGGAGACCGAGACGGATTCTGCTCCCCACAGGGCAGACCCAGCACCACCTCCGAGGGGCGGGAGTCACCCACTGGGCAGGGCCAGgccccagccttcctgggagcAAGCGGCCAGCGCTCCGCTCTCAGGGCGACAGCCAGCTCCTCTGTGGGCCCCGCTCGCCCCTCACACCCCAGCACGAGCGGTGGGCGAGCTCTCACCGGGCCAGCCAACCTCCTGCCAGCCGTGGGCCCCCCCGTAGCTCCGCAGGCGTCGATACTCAGCCGGCCGGGCATGCCGGGCCCACTGCAGCACCGGGATGGCCTCCAGGAAGACGCTGCTGAACTTGGTGCTCGCGATCCTCTTCCTGATGCCACTGGGGCACCTCTGGCAAAGCAAAACCCGAAGAGCGGGGGATGAGGAAGAGCCAGGCAGCCAtgccaggagggggctgggggggcctacCAGGGAAGGAGGCGATGTTGCccatggggggggtgggggggtctttgtGTGAGCCCAGCTCTAGACACAACCAGGAGGCCCCTGGTCTGGGCAGCCACGCAGGGGAGCTCTgggcctggctggcccctcgGAGCTGCAGGATGAGAGGACGCCGAGGGGGATGATGGGAGCCTGGTGGCAGGAGCCGGGCATTGTCCCCACTGGCACTGCGCACCCCTCCTGTGCATGGCCACGCAGTGACGCTTCCCCCTCCAGGAACAAATCCACGGCCGGGAGCCCCCAGGCCTTCACCCCGCGAAGGGCGCAGGCGGTGCATACCGAGCTCCGGTGCGTCTCGTCCCGGCCATACAGGTCCCCCAAGAACGGCTGCAGCGTGGAgctgggggccctgctgcccagcaggGTCGCCGGTGGCTGCGCTGGcatggctccggctccggctccggctccggctccgggctGGTGAGCTCCCAGAGGATCccttggggcagggggcagagaacaGAGCGGTTTCACGGTGCGTTCCCCCTCGGCCTGGCAAGGTGTCTGCCCGTCAGAGGGGGCGCGGGGCCCTGCTGCTTCAGGCTGCACGGGTGGCTGCTGCAGCTAGGGACTTTGCCCCCGTGGCTCGCTACAGGACGGCACCTGTGGAAGTGACGGCCAGCGGTGCCATACGAAGGCAGCTACGCAGGAAGAAACAGGGCATTAAAGGCGGCTCTGCCCCCTTGTGCCTGCACatcagctctgcccccaggcaTGGGAGTCTGGTCACCGCAAAGGTTAAAGCCCTGAGGTTGCACAACCAGAACCCTGCACCCCCTTGGGGCATGTGGGAATGGGACCCGACCCCCCATGGGGCTGGATTGGCGCGTGAAGGCCCCGACTCACAGAGcagagggagcagctccccaccctggggccgcaCACAGGAGGGAGGGTCAGCGCCAGCAGActggcctgctcagccccccctcccccaagtagaCAGGCAAAGCTCCCTATCCTGTTCCTGATCCCCTGAGCCCAGTCACGCGTGTGAGGGGAGGATTAGAG is drawn from Mauremys mutica isolate MM-2020 ecotype Southern unplaced genomic scaffold, ASM2049712v1 000170F_np12_subseq_2783730:2963042_obj, whole genome shotgun sequence and contains these coding sequences:
- the LOC123356988 gene encoding alpha-N-acetylgalactosaminide alpha-2,6-sialyltransferase 2-like isoform X2 yields the protein MIRLRSRALCWALLGAVTLGLLYQAGTCYSRGSFPSFSYRDPLGAHQPGAGAGAGAGAMPAQPPATLLGSRAPSSTLQPFLGDLYGRDETHRSSRCPSGIRKRIASTKFSSVFLEAIPVLQWARHARPAEYRRLRSYGGAHGWQEVGWPVVRDALTRLNASANGRMFDAHPRAAAGGSPCVRCAVVGNGGILNGSQAGAAIDRHEYVFRTNGALTKGFERDVGRRTSFYVFSTNTMMNSLHNYASNGFRQLPQTLETRYIFLPDHDRDYLQLRAALTHRPVDRGPDEGARFLRSSILDTPQWRLYRPSTGAVMLLAALHTCDEVSAYGFITPNYRAYSEHYFDPTHKALRFYANHDLRLEMSLWQELHQSRLITLHTRG
- the LOC123356988 gene encoding alpha-N-acetylgalactosaminide alpha-2,6-sialyltransferase 2-like isoform X1, which encodes MIRLRSRALCWALLGAVTLGLLYQAGTCYSRGSFPSFSYRDPLGAHQPGAGAGAGAGAMPAQPPATLLGSRAPSSTLQPFLGDLYGRDETHRSSRCPSGIRKRIASTKFSSVFLEAIPVLQWARHARPAEYRRLRSYGGAHGWQEVGWPVVRDALTRLNASANGRMFDAHPRAAAGGSPCVRCAVVGNGGILNGSQAGAAIDRHEYVFRTNGALTKGFERDVGRRTSFYVFSTNTMMNSLHNYASNGFRQLPQTLETRYIFLPDHDRDYLQLRAALTHRPVDRGPDEGARPERYFGKDLRAEKFKMFHPDFIRYVRNRFLRSSILDTPQWRLYRPSTGAVMLLAALHTCDEVSAYGFITPNYRAYSEHYFDPTHKALRFYANHDLRLEMSLWQELHQSRLITLHTRG